The following proteins are co-located in the Pseudomonas sp. DY-1 genome:
- a CDS encoding transmembrane sensor/regulator PpyR, giving the protein MISLFGCPQRLLQLSHLFLWTGLFQLVLGIAGAYYLDASLGLLMLIGAHGMVILGPTLIKLGYVMRLTAQYQMRKEERGLAYAVA; this is encoded by the coding sequence ATGATCAGTCTGTTCGGATGCCCCCAGCGTTTGCTGCAACTGTCTCATCTGTTCCTCTGGACCGGCCTGTTCCAGCTCGTGCTGGGCATTGCCGGCGCTTATTACCTGGATGCCTCCCTTGGGCTGCTGATGCTCATCGGCGCACACGGGATGGTCATCCTCGGGCCGACCCTGATCAAGCTCGGCTATGTCATGCGGCTGACCGCGCAATACCAGATGCGCAAGGAAGAGCGAGGGCTGGCCTATGCAGTTGCTTGA
- the tssE gene encoding type VI secretion system baseplate subunit TssE has protein sequence MNEQSLSLYEVLLQNFSGELELHRVHEEDQVILSVLDNLQRILDSRAGALSHLPDYGLPDLGVILQGLPATAHGLMGTLTDTLLKYEPRLAAVNVRLLPQSLPGHLEYALDVQLKSGMQATFGTTLAPEGKVLVRHLKQMSYLTTERNGLRGSFE, from the coding sequence ATGAATGAACAGAGCCTGTCACTCTACGAAGTGCTTTTGCAGAACTTCTCTGGCGAACTGGAATTGCATCGTGTCCACGAAGAAGACCAGGTCATCCTGTCGGTGCTCGACAACCTGCAGCGCATCCTCGACAGCCGGGCCGGAGCCCTCAGCCATCTTCCGGATTACGGATTGCCCGACCTAGGCGTCATCCTGCAGGGGCTCCCGGCAACCGCCCATGGGTTGATGGGCACCCTCACCGACACCTTGCTGAAATACGAACCGCGCCTGGCTGCGGTGAACGTGCGGCTACTGCCGCAGTCCCTCCCCGGGCACCTCGAGTACGCCCTGGATGTGCAGCTGAAGAGCGGTATGCAGGCAACCTTCGGCACCACGCTTGCCCCGGAGGGCAAAGTGCTAGTGCGTCACCTGAAGCAGATGAGCTACCTGACGACGGAGAGGAATGGATTGCGGGGATCGTTCGAATAG
- the queD gene encoding 6-carboxytetrahydropterin synthase QueD has protein sequence MEIFKEFIFEAAHRLPHVPAGHKCGRLHGHSFRVAIYIEGEPDPHTGWIRDFSELKAIFKPLYEQLDHNYLNEIPGLENPTSEVLAKWIWQELKPLLPELSRIRIHETCTSGCEYRGD, from the coding sequence GTGGAAATTTTCAAGGAATTCATCTTCGAAGCCGCGCATCGGCTTCCTCACGTGCCCGCTGGCCACAAGTGCGGTCGCCTTCACGGCCACTCCTTCCGTGTAGCTATTTACATCGAGGGCGAGCCCGATCCCCATACCGGCTGGATTCGCGATTTCTCCGAGCTCAAGGCAATCTTCAAGCCGCTCTACGAACAGCTCGATCACAACTACCTCAATGAGATCCCCGGCCTGGAAAACCCCACCAGCGAAGTCCTCGCCAAATGGATCTGGCAGGAACTCAAGCCCTTGCTCCCGGAGCTCTCCCGCATTCGCATTCACGAAACCTGCACCAGTGGTTGCGAGTACCGCGGCGACTGA
- a CDS encoding NnrS family protein: MQLLDASRELAIRPLWRLGFRPFFLFGTAFALVAVLIWLLALHDQTSAWQPTGGWLAWHRHEMVFGFGGAIIAGFLLTAVQNWTGNPGLRGPALAALAMLWLAARLAWLSGAPAALVIALELTFLPAVAFVMGRSLWRVRQRGNYPVVAVLTLLATADALVLWGLANGSDALQRQGVLAALWLIAALMGLIGGRVIPFFTQRGLGRAQQVKAWPWLDWSMLLGGVLLAASFASGLGLRPEPWLAIPCMLLGLGNLLRLARWYDAGIWRVVLLWPLHLAFAWLAAAPLGLVAWHLGILANPSLAQHGLGFGAMGGLILAMIARVSLGHSGRPLEPSRAMGVAFALLNLGALARVVLVPLAGADALWLAALCWIAAFALFLRYYAVLLCTRRLDGRPG, translated from the coding sequence ATGCAGTTGCTTGATGCTTCTCGCGAGTTGGCTATCCGGCCGCTCTGGCGCCTCGGTTTCCGTCCCTTCTTTCTCTTCGGCACGGCTTTCGCCCTGGTGGCCGTGCTGATCTGGCTGCTGGCGCTACATGACCAGACCAGCGCATGGCAGCCAACCGGAGGCTGGCTCGCCTGGCACCGGCACGAAATGGTGTTCGGCTTCGGTGGCGCCATCATTGCGGGCTTTTTGCTGACCGCCGTTCAGAACTGGACCGGCAATCCTGGTTTGCGTGGGCCCGCTCTGGCTGCCCTGGCGATGCTGTGGCTGGCCGCTCGCCTGGCATGGCTATCGGGAGCGCCGGCAGCACTGGTTATTGCCCTTGAGCTGACTTTCCTGCCTGCCGTTGCCTTTGTGATGGGGCGCAGCCTCTGGCGTGTGCGCCAGCGCGGCAACTATCCGGTGGTAGCGGTGCTGACCTTGCTCGCCACGGCCGATGCACTGGTGCTCTGGGGGCTGGCGAACGGCAGCGATGCACTGCAGCGCCAAGGTGTGCTGGCGGCGCTCTGGCTCATCGCTGCGCTGATGGGGTTGATCGGCGGGCGAGTAATTCCCTTTTTCACCCAGCGCGGTCTGGGGCGAGCCCAGCAGGTGAAGGCCTGGCCTTGGCTGGACTGGAGCATGCTGCTGGGCGGCGTTCTATTGGCGGCAAGCTTTGCCTCCGGCCTGGGGCTGCGGCCTGAGCCATGGCTGGCCATCCCTTGCATGCTCTTGGGCTTGGGAAACCTGCTGCGTCTCGCGCGCTGGTACGACGCGGGAATCTGGCGGGTCGTGCTGCTCTGGCCGCTGCACCTGGCCTTCGCCTGGTTGGCTGCGGCGCCATTGGGATTGGTCGCCTGGCACCTCGGCATCCTGGCCAACCCGAGCCTGGCCCAGCACGGATTGGGTTTCGGTGCGATGGGAGGATTGATCCTGGCGATGATCGCCCGTGTAAGCCTTGGGCACAGTGGCCGGCCCTTGGAACCGTCGCGAGCAATGGGGGTGGCTTTCGCGTTGCTCAACCTGGGCGCTCTCGCTCGCGTGGTCCTGGTGCCACTGGCCGGGGCTGACGCCCTCTGGTTGGCCGCGCTCTGCTGGATAGCAGCCTTTGCTTTGTTCCTGAGGTACTACGCGGTACTGCTGTGTACGCGAAGGCTGGACGGCAGGCCGGGTTGA
- the tssF gene encoding type VI secretion system baseplate subunit TssF, translated as MDTDNPTLRYFDAEMRYLREAGKEFAEAFPDRAAQLNLDKPGARDPYVERLFEGFAFLMGRLREKLDDDLPELTEGLVSLLWPHYLRTIPSLSIIELVPDLSQMKCSESIEKGLEVLSQPLGPKRTRCSYTTTQDLTLQPLVMDSLRLAYEVDGRSVLLLRFTCGELVNWSQVDLTRLPLYLNADGALASALHLALTRHAETLYVRLPGHPERVTLDGNFVAKGFAEDDRLWPKGDSAFSGYQLLLEYFTFREKFMFVTLCGLERLELEDGTPWFELEVVLREAWPHDFEPRAEHLRLNSVPVINLFPLEADPLRLDPLQSDYLLRPMRLQDGHTEIYSVDRVTVSKNAEREEYVPFTSFRHKGGMLHDEAPERYFHTRLKRGVNGLHDTWLILGGEGFDADRLQDRESLSLRLTGTNGQLPRKALQSTLLDTLVHSTQAGLQVRNLCAATLPCYPPNRDRFHWRVLSHLGSNFLPMLDNAEVLRGTLALYDWTGSELNRRRLEAIVDVRHHLIQRFEKGFLLRGVDIEVTLGADGFTGEGDISLFGEMLSRFFALYADIHLFNQLTLILQPSGKCLRWNENHSQRIPG; from the coding sequence GTGGATACTGACAATCCGACCCTGCGCTATTTCGATGCGGAAATGCGCTACCTGCGTGAAGCCGGCAAAGAGTTTGCCGAGGCATTTCCCGACCGCGCGGCTCAGCTCAATCTGGACAAGCCCGGTGCCCGCGACCCCTATGTGGAGCGACTGTTCGAGGGCTTTGCATTCCTCATGGGGCGGCTGCGGGAAAAGCTCGATGATGACCTGCCCGAATTGACCGAAGGCTTGGTCAGTCTACTGTGGCCGCATTATCTACGTACCATTCCCTCGTTATCGATCATCGAGCTGGTGCCTGATCTCTCGCAGATGAAATGCAGCGAGTCGATCGAAAAAGGTCTTGAGGTGCTTTCTCAGCCGCTGGGGCCCAAGCGCACCCGATGCAGTTACACCACTACCCAGGACCTGACCCTGCAACCACTTGTAATGGATTCACTACGGCTGGCCTACGAAGTGGATGGGCGCTCGGTTTTACTCCTGCGCTTTACCTGTGGCGAGCTGGTCAACTGGAGCCAGGTGGATCTGACCCGCTTGCCCTTGTACCTGAATGCCGATGGCGCTTTGGCCAGCGCCCTGCATCTGGCGCTGACCCGTCATGCTGAGACGCTGTATGTGCGCTTGCCGGGCCACCCTGAGCGCGTGACGCTGGATGGAAATTTCGTGGCAAAGGGGTTTGCTGAGGATGATCGCCTGTGGCCCAAGGGCGACAGTGCCTTCAGCGGTTATCAGCTGCTGCTGGAGTACTTCACCTTCCGCGAGAAGTTCATGTTCGTCACCTTGTGTGGGCTGGAGCGGTTGGAGCTCGAAGACGGCACGCCCTGGTTCGAACTGGAGGTGGTCCTGCGAGAGGCATGGCCCCATGACTTCGAGCCGCGCGCCGAACATTTGCGCCTGAACTCCGTACCGGTGATCAACCTGTTTCCCCTGGAAGCCGACCCGCTCCGGCTGGACCCGTTGCAGAGCGACTATTTGCTTCGTCCCATGCGCCTGCAGGATGGCCATACGGAAATCTATTCGGTGGACCGCGTCACCGTGTCGAAGAATGCCGAGCGAGAGGAGTACGTGCCGTTCACCAGCTTCCGTCATAAAGGCGGCATGCTGCACGACGAGGCACCGGAGCGTTACTTCCACACGCGCCTCAAGCGAGGCGTGAACGGCTTGCACGATACCTGGCTGATCCTCGGTGGCGAGGGTTTCGACGCGGACCGACTGCAAGATAGAGAAAGCCTGTCCCTGCGCTTGACTGGCACCAATGGCCAGCTACCGCGCAAGGCGCTGCAGAGCACATTGCTCGATACTCTGGTGCATTCCACCCAGGCCGGTCTGCAGGTGCGCAACCTGTGTGCAGCAACCCTGCCGTGTTACCCGCCTAACCGAGACCGCTTCCACTGGAGGGTACTCAGCCACCTGGGCTCGAACTTTCTGCCGATGCTGGATAACGCCGAAGTACTGCGCGGCACTCTCGCGCTCTACGACTGGACGGGCAGCGAGCTGAACAGACGGCGTCTGGAAGCGATCGTTGACGTCCGGCATCACCTGATCCAGCGCTTCGAAAAAGGCTTTCTGCTGCGTGGGGTGGATATCGAAGTCACGCTCGGCGCAGACGGCTTTACCGGTGAGGGCGACATCTCCCTGTTCGGCGAGATGCTCAGCCGTTTCTTCGCCCTTTATGCCGACATCCACCTGTTCAATCAGCTCACGCTGATCCTTCAACCCTCTGGTAAGTGCCTGCGATGGAACGAGAACCACAGTCAGCGTATTCCCGGCTGA
- a CDS encoding OmpA family protein, translating to MTLLFELKYRPGGDPTGFAQYGALHEELSKLAQPASPEVNWEWVEYQCLSLFKENGAELQSAAAFLLARMHLHGLSGMEQALALVVALLAHGEPVPWPPSSSARAQILAWLCVHLQSVVRRSELSTSDLLLARRINAGLTQISELLGRKNQPSVSALEELRQQFEKLIRRLEPESVTSELAIQQAAGGAGGALGMHTFNPFHVANVLPSSTPNVLVVSLADGHRADSSTRSRKDVFLFSLLALLCVIVLGGLGWWGHGLWLAMEHRQLAQMADPEVVHLDSLMLFPSGSAQLRPESTKVLINSLMNIKAQQDWLIVITGHSDAVGNVGQNLELSLARAAAVRDWMQRMGDIPDSCFVVQGFGAGQPLASNDTEEGRSTNRRVDIRLVPQAGACATGHAQEDVPS from the coding sequence ATGACGTTACTTTTTGAGCTGAAATACCGTCCTGGCGGTGATCCGACCGGCTTCGCCCAATACGGTGCACTGCATGAAGAGCTGAGCAAGTTGGCTCAACCCGCATCCCCTGAAGTGAATTGGGAATGGGTGGAGTATCAGTGCCTGTCCCTGTTCAAGGAGAACGGGGCGGAGCTGCAATCAGCCGCCGCGTTCTTGCTGGCCCGCATGCACCTTCACGGATTGTCTGGTATGGAGCAGGCGTTGGCGCTTGTCGTGGCCCTGCTGGCTCATGGCGAGCCGGTACCTTGGCCGCCCTCGTCATCTGCGCGCGCGCAGATATTGGCATGGCTATGCGTGCACCTACAGTCCGTAGTTAGGAGGTCGGAGTTATCAACTTCAGACCTTCTGCTTGCACGCCGAATCAACGCTGGACTGACCCAGATAAGTGAGCTGCTTGGGCGTAAGAATCAGCCGTCGGTATCAGCGCTGGAGGAACTGCGACAACAGTTCGAGAAACTCATAAGGCGCCTGGAACCTGAGTCGGTTACCAGCGAACTTGCGATACAGCAGGCCGCAGGGGGGGCTGGAGGGGCTCTCGGTATGCATACATTTAACCCGTTCCATGTCGCCAACGTCTTGCCGTCCAGCACGCCAAATGTGTTGGTGGTATCACTCGCTGATGGCCATAGGGCTGATTCATCCACGCGGAGCAGGAAAGACGTTTTTCTGTTTTCGTTGCTCGCGCTGCTCTGTGTGATCGTTTTGGGCGGACTCGGGTGGTGGGGGCATGGGCTATGGCTTGCAATGGAGCATCGCCAGCTCGCGCAGATGGCAGATCCCGAGGTTGTTCACTTGGATAGCCTCATGCTCTTTCCTTCCGGTAGTGCACAGCTCAGGCCGGAATCCACCAAGGTGCTGATTAACAGTCTGATGAACATCAAGGCGCAGCAGGATTGGTTGATCGTTATCACCGGTCATTCCGATGCTGTTGGCAATGTCGGTCAGAATCTGGAGCTATCCCTAGCCCGGGCTGCTGCGGTACGCGATTGGATGCAGCGTATGGGAGATATCCCCGACAGCTGCTTTGTTGTGCAGGGGTTCGGTGCGGGGCAACCGCTTGCGAGCAACGATACGGAAGAGGGGCGTTCTACTAACCGCCGAGTGGATATTCGACTGGTGCCGCAGGCTGGTGCATGCGCTACAGGCCATGCGCAAGAAGACGTGCCCAGCTGA
- the norR gene encoding nitric oxide reductase transcriptional regulator NorR, whose translation MTTRPLLQTLIPLVSDLSRELPERERYRRLLEALRGLLPCDATALLRLDGDQLVPMAVDGLSQDTLGRRFKVSEHPRLQALMDNRGVTRFAADCGLPDPYDGLVEGHQEHLEVHDCMGCPLYLDDRPWGVLTLDAMDPSRFDGQDLDVLEGFASLAAATVKATERMETLTRRAQDEQQLAEAYRQAAGQVRSPEMIGQSAAHKALVEEIKLVGGSELTVLISGETGVGKELVAQSIHGRSLRSRHPLISLNCAALPDTLVESELFGHVRGAFSGAVNDRKGKFELANEGTLFLDEVGELPLAIQAKLLRVLQSGQLQRVGSDREHRVNVRVIAATNRDLAEEVRAGRFRADLYHRLSVYPLRVPPLRERGRDVLLLTGFFLEENRARLGLRSLRLSQDAQAALLGYDWPGNVRELEHLIGRAALKALAACAERPRILTLTANDLALPSSQPTAASNPIEAPTALAVGDLREAVDQYQRQLILASLESHQQNWAAAARELGLDRANLLRLAKRLGIK comes from the coding sequence ATGACAACTCGCCCCCTCCTGCAGACGTTGATCCCACTGGTCAGTGATCTGTCCCGGGAGCTTCCCGAGCGCGAGCGCTATCGACGCCTCCTGGAAGCCCTGCGCGGGCTGCTGCCTTGCGACGCCACCGCCCTGCTCCGCCTGGACGGTGATCAATTGGTGCCAATGGCGGTGGACGGCCTCAGCCAGGACACCCTGGGGCGACGCTTCAAGGTCTCCGAGCACCCTCGGTTGCAAGCCCTGATGGATAACCGCGGCGTTACCCGCTTCGCCGCCGACTGCGGCTTGCCCGACCCCTACGACGGCCTGGTGGAAGGACACCAGGAGCATCTGGAAGTCCACGATTGCATGGGCTGCCCGCTTTATCTGGATGACCGCCCCTGGGGGGTGCTGACACTGGATGCCATGGACCCGTCGCGGTTCGACGGGCAGGACCTGGATGTCCTCGAAGGCTTCGCCAGCCTGGCCGCCGCTACGGTGAAAGCCACCGAACGCATGGAAACCCTCACCCGCCGCGCCCAGGACGAACAGCAACTGGCGGAGGCGTATCGCCAGGCAGCGGGCCAGGTCCGTTCGCCGGAAATGATCGGCCAGAGCGCCGCGCATAAAGCCCTGGTGGAAGAGATCAAGTTGGTGGGAGGCAGCGAACTCACGGTACTGATCAGCGGCGAAACCGGCGTCGGCAAGGAGCTTGTAGCCCAGTCCATCCACGGCCGCTCACTGCGCTCCCGACATCCGCTGATCAGTCTCAACTGCGCGGCCCTGCCTGATACGTTGGTGGAGAGCGAACTGTTCGGCCATGTGCGCGGCGCGTTTTCCGGCGCGGTGAATGATCGCAAGGGCAAGTTCGAACTGGCCAACGAAGGCACGCTGTTCCTCGATGAGGTTGGCGAACTGCCGTTGGCAATCCAGGCCAAGCTGCTGCGCGTGCTGCAGAGCGGACAATTGCAGCGCGTGGGCTCGGACAGGGAGCACCGGGTCAATGTGCGCGTCATTGCCGCCACCAACCGCGACCTGGCGGAGGAGGTGCGCGCCGGTCGTTTCCGTGCCGACCTCTATCACCGTCTCAGTGTCTATCCCTTGCGCGTCCCTCCCCTTCGGGAACGCGGCCGCGATGTGCTGCTGCTGACCGGTTTCTTCCTCGAAGAAAATCGGGCCAGACTCGGACTGCGCAGCCTGCGCCTGAGTCAGGATGCCCAGGCAGCCCTTCTCGGTTATGACTGGCCCGGCAACGTGCGAGAACTTGAGCATCTGATCGGACGCGCCGCCCTCAAGGCACTGGCAGCGTGCGCCGAGAGGCCCCGCATCCTCACGCTGACCGCCAACGATCTCGCACTGCCGAGCAGCCAGCCCACCGCTGCCAGTAACCCGATAGAAGCACCTACAGCATTGGCGGTAGGCGATCTGCGCGAAGCGGTTGACCAGTACCAGCGTCAGCTGATCCTGGCCAGCCTGGAGAGCCACCAGCAGAACTGGGCCGCGGCAGCCCGCGAACTAGGGCTGGACCGGGCCAACCTGCTGCGTCTGGCCAAGCGGCTGGGAATCAAATGA
- the tssG gene encoding type VI secretion system baseplate subunit TssG, whose amino-acid sequence MEREPQSAYSRLKASGLLQILEGRVAQTNLYRFCQLLEQALPEHPPLGSTASPANDPVRFRPDPGMGFPAGELKAIDIHGADPQRPPTVRTRLLGLYGVDSPLPTTYLDDITQRRDGHEALEAFLDIFNHRVLTQFYRIWRKYSYPATFEAGGTDATSQCLLGLIGLGIPGTAKHVATPISRFLALLGLMRLPTRNVEGLQALVKLLAPSTLARVSAHWPHRIALAQPASLSKIRPVRLQQDMPLGSVGQDANSQLRLVLFTEDREEARGWLPGGQLHADLLVLLRVYLGWRCSALLELSLPTHCLPVPLLGEAPVLLGMTGVLGLGGGGKKAGPGNVTIKLGRYQGLQNNPHEREVQHVAYRF is encoded by the coding sequence ATGGAACGAGAACCACAGTCAGCGTATTCCCGGCTGAAAGCCAGTGGCTTGCTGCAAATCCTGGAGGGGAGGGTGGCGCAAACCAACCTGTACCGCTTCTGTCAATTGCTGGAACAAGCCTTGCCGGAGCATCCGCCATTGGGTAGCACTGCGAGCCCTGCGAACGACCCGGTTCGCTTTCGACCGGACCCTGGTATGGGTTTTCCGGCCGGGGAACTGAAGGCCATCGATATCCACGGGGCTGATCCGCAGCGGCCGCCCACGGTACGCACACGCCTGCTCGGCCTGTACGGCGTGGATTCACCCTTGCCGACTACTTATCTCGACGACATTACCCAGCGCCGGGACGGCCACGAGGCACTGGAGGCCTTTCTCGACATCTTCAATCACCGGGTACTCACGCAGTTCTATCGCATCTGGCGTAAGTATTCGTACCCGGCCACGTTCGAAGCTGGCGGCACCGACGCGACCTCGCAATGCTTGCTGGGGCTGATCGGGTTGGGCATTCCAGGCACGGCCAAGCATGTCGCCACGCCGATTTCGCGGTTCCTCGCATTGCTCGGCTTGATGAGGCTACCAACGCGCAATGTCGAGGGTTTGCAGGCGCTGGTCAAGTTACTGGCTCCCAGCACTCTGGCACGAGTTAGCGCACATTGGCCGCACCGAATTGCCCTAGCGCAACCCGCCAGCTTGTCGAAGATTCGACCGGTACGTCTGCAGCAGGACATGCCGTTAGGAAGCGTCGGGCAGGATGCCAACAGCCAGTTGCGCTTAGTGCTGTTTACCGAAGATCGCGAGGAGGCGCGTGGCTGGTTGCCGGGGGGGCAGTTGCATGCCGACTTGCTGGTGTTGCTGCGCGTTTACCTTGGCTGGCGGTGTTCCGCCTTGCTGGAGCTCTCTTTGCCGACGCATTGCCTGCCGGTGCCGCTGCTGGGGGAAGCTCCGGTGTTGCTCGGCATGACCGGTGTACTGGGGCTCGGCGGTGGCGGGAAAAAGGCGGGGCCGGGGAACGTCACCATCAAACTGGGCCGCTACCAGGGGCTGCAGAACAATCCTCATGAAAGAGAAGTACAGCATGTTGCGTATCGTTTCTAA
- the hmpA gene encoding NO-inducible flavohemoprotein: protein MLTSQQRAIVKSTVPLLETGGEALTSHFYKIMLGEHSEVRPLFNQAHQASGDQPRALANGVLMYARHIDQLEALGPLVGKIINKHVALQVLPEHYPIVGSCLLRAIREVLGAEVATDEVIQAWAAAYQQLADLLIGAEEEIYSASAAAPGGWRGARWFRLARKEAESAEITSFYFAPEDGGELMEFIPGQYIGLRLNLDGEEVRRNYSLSALGNGREYRISVKREQGGRVSNYLHDQLQVGDRIELFAPAGDFVLRPSSKPLVLITAGVGITPALAMLEAAEESGRPIHFIHCARNGAVHAFRDWIDTKVAAIPQLNRFFCYSEPHADDQPDATGFLSREQLGNWLPAERDLDAYFLGPKGFMSQVKKHLRDLGVPESQCHYEFFGPASALEA, encoded by the coding sequence ATGCTCACCAGCCAACAACGTGCCATCGTCAAATCCACTGTTCCCCTGTTGGAGACAGGCGGGGAAGCGCTCACCAGTCACTTCTACAAGATCATGCTGGGTGAACACTCTGAAGTGCGCCCGCTGTTCAACCAGGCCCACCAGGCCAGTGGCGACCAGCCTCGCGCCCTTGCCAACGGCGTGCTGATGTATGCCCGTCACATCGACCAGCTCGAGGCCCTCGGTCCGCTGGTTGGCAAGATCATAAACAAGCATGTGGCTCTGCAGGTCCTGCCCGAGCACTATCCGATCGTGGGCAGCTGCCTGCTGCGCGCCATCCGTGAGGTGCTGGGCGCCGAAGTGGCGACTGATGAAGTCATCCAAGCCTGGGCCGCTGCCTATCAGCAACTGGCTGACCTGCTGATCGGTGCCGAAGAAGAAATCTACTCCGCCAGCGCTGCCGCCCCCGGTGGTTGGCGTGGCGCACGTTGGTTCCGCCTGGCGCGCAAGGAAGCGGAAAGCGCGGAAATCACCTCCTTCTACTTCGCTCCGGAAGATGGTGGTGAGCTGATGGAGTTCATCCCTGGCCAGTACATCGGTCTGCGCCTCAACCTCGATGGCGAGGAAGTGCGCCGCAACTACTCGCTGTCAGCCCTTGGCAACGGCCGCGAGTACCGCATCAGCGTCAAGCGCGAACAGGGCGGCCGGGTGTCCAACTATCTGCACGACCAGCTCCAGGTGGGTGATCGCATCGAATTGTTTGCCCCGGCTGGCGACTTCGTCCTGCGCCCCAGCAGCAAGCCCCTGGTGCTGATCACCGCAGGTGTAGGCATCACCCCGGCATTGGCGATGCTGGAAGCAGCGGAGGAAAGCGGCCGGCCGATCCATTTCATCCACTGCGCACGTAACGGGGCTGTACACGCCTTCCGCGACTGGATCGACACGAAGGTTGCCGCCATCCCGCAGCTCAATCGCTTCTTCTGCTACAGCGAGCCGCATGCTGATGACCAGCCCGATGCTACCGGCTTCCTCAGCCGTGAGCAGCTTGGCAATTGGTTGCCCGCCGAGCGCGACCTGGATGCGTACTTCCTCGGGCCGAAAGGCTTCATGTCCCAGGTGAAGAAGCACCTGCGTGATCTGGGCGTGCCCGAGAGCCAGTGCCACTACGAGTTCTTTGGACCGGCCAGCGCCCTGGAGGCCTGA
- the tssJ gene encoding type VI secretion system lipoprotein TssJ: MLRIVSKSLLLAMLGVLQGGCGLYQGVTDASTSTARAIFYKQVRTLHLDFSGRAAMNTNGHDMNALSVPTLVRIYQLGDRMALEKATYESLLSHADTALASDLLDQRVVVVKPGEGAKLSVPMNEEAQVVAVVALFRQPDTVKNSWRLVLTREDLNPDRPRVIELGDNSLLLRPLSRK, from the coding sequence ATGTTGCGTATCGTTTCTAAGTCACTCCTGCTGGCCATGCTCGGCGTGCTACAGGGTGGCTGTGGCTTGTACCAGGGGGTGACCGACGCCAGCACCTCCACCGCAAGGGCGATCTTCTACAAGCAGGTAAGGACCCTGCATCTGGACTTCAGCGGCCGTGCGGCGATGAACACCAATGGTCACGACATGAATGCGCTTTCTGTCCCGACACTGGTGCGCATCTATCAGCTAGGGGACCGTATGGCACTCGAAAAGGCCACTTATGAAAGTCTGCTGAGTCATGCGGATACTGCGTTGGCTTCTGACCTGCTGGATCAGCGCGTGGTTGTGGTGAAGCCTGGCGAGGGGGCGAAGTTGAGCGTGCCGATGAACGAGGAAGCGCAAGTCGTTGCAGTAGTGGCGTTGTTCCGCCAGCCGGATACGGTGAAGAACAGCTGGAGGCTAGTTTTGACTCGCGAGGATCTGAACCCGGATCGGCCGCGCGTGATCGAACTTGGCGACAACAGTCTGCTCCTGCGTCCCTTGTCCAGGAAGTAA